Proteins co-encoded in one Salvia splendens isolate huo1 chromosome 4, SspV2, whole genome shotgun sequence genomic window:
- the LOC121801451 gene encoding uncharacterized protein LOC121801451 yields the protein MHCFFACSSFRQQQISQMRMTCFKKFFRIPQELAAVKEEYARFSSCSEEFNDPDSIHDRWAVSPMTWWTNHGQSIPLLMSLAMKLLSQPASSSCCERNWSTYSFIHSVKRNALTPERAEDLVFVHSNLRHLSRRTDAYKKGETRMWDVGGDSFDSLSGVGLLEVADLSIDEPELQAVSFGLGDAEDEGVELEETGNEEEA from the coding sequence ATGCACTGTTTCTTTGCCTGTAGCTCCTTCAGACAACAGCAAATATCACAAATGAGGATGACTTGCTTCAAGAAATTCTTTCGCATACCGCAAGAGTTGGCTGCAGTGAAGGAAGAATATGCAAGGTTTTCTAGTTGTTCAGAAGAATTCAATGACCCTGATTCTATACATGATAGATGGGCTGTTTCCCCAATGACATGGTGGACAAATCATGGACAATCTATCCCTCTTTTGATGAGTTTGGCCATGAAACTGCTCAGCCAACCGGCCTCTTCTTCTTGCTGTGAAAGAAATTGGAGCACATATAGCTTCATCCATAGTGTCAAGAGAAATGCCTTAACTCCTGAGCGGGCTGAAGATTTGGTCTTTGTGCACTCAAATCTGAGACATTTGTCAAGAAGAACTGATGCATACAAGAAAGGAGAGACAAGGATGTGGGATGTTGGGGGAGATTCTTTTGATTCCCTTAGTGGTGTTGGTCTTCTTGAAGTTGCTGACCTCTCCATTGATGAACCTGAGTTGCAGGCTGTATCATTTGGATTGGGTGATGCCGAGGATGAAGGTGTGGAGCTGGAGGAGACGGGGAATGAGGAAGAAGCTTGA
- the LOC121800024 gene encoding myosin-17-like: MASLVNIIVGSHVWVEDPALAWIDGEVIRIDGQDVHVQTTNGKKVVANIAKVFPKDTEAPPGGEDDMTKLSYLHEPGVLQNLATRYELNEIYTYTGNILIAINPFQRLPHLYDTHMMEQYKGAALGELSPHVFAICDVAYRAMVNEGKSNSILVSGESGAGKTETTKMLMRYLAHLGGRSGVEGRTVEQQVLESNPVLEAFGNAKTVRNNNSSRFGKFVEIQFDKNGRISGAAIRTYLLERSRVCQISDPERNYHCFYLLCGAPPEEREKYKLESPETYHYLNQSKCYKLDGVNDTEEYLATRRAMDIVGISEEEQDAIFKVVAAILHLGNIEFAKGKEIDSSVIKDEKSRFHLNMTAELLKCDVKSLEDALIKRVMVTPEEVITRTLDPEAALGSRDALAKTIYSRLFDWIVEKINTSIGQDPHSKAIIGVLDIYGFESFKHNSFEQFCINFTNEKLQQHFNQHVFKMEQDDYEKEEIDWSYIEFVDNQDVLDLIEKKPGGIIALLDEACMFPKSTHETFAQKLYQTFAKNQRFIKPKLSRTSFTISHYAGEVTYMADLFLDKNKDYVVAEHQDLLTASKCTFVAGLFPALPEESSKSSKFSSIGSRFKLQLQSLMETLSSTEPHYIRCVKPNHVLKPSIFENLNVIQQLRCGGVLEAIRISCAGYPTRRTFDEFLLRFGVLAPEVFEGNYDDKVACRMILDKMGLKGYQLGKTKVFLRAGQMAELDARRAEVLGNAAKTIQRQIRTYIYRKEFVSLRHAAILLQSSWRAISARKLYEELQAEAASLKIQKNFRCHTARKFYQNLQRYAIIVQTGMRAMIAHNEFRFRKQTKASIRIQAHVRCHREYSYYRSLQKAAIVTQCGWRQRVARKELRMLRMASRETGALKEAKDKLEKKVEELTWRLQFEKRLRTELEETKAQETAKLQEALKSMQKQVEEANARALKEREAARKAIEEAPPVIKETPVMVQDVARIEALTAEIQILKASLQSEKVTAEEAKRACSDAETRNINLTKKLEEAEGKVDQLQDSIQRLEEKLSNSESENQVLRQQALTMSPTGKAISARPRTTIFQRTPENGKVLNGETKSSAQETPLATANPKEPESEEKPQKSLNDKQQENQDLLIKCITQDLGFSSGKPVAACVIYKCLLHWRSFEVERTGVFDRIIQTIGSSVDVADNNDVLAYWLCNTSTLLMLLQHTLKASGAASLTPQRRRSSSASLLGRMSQGLRASPQGAAGLSFLNSRLLGKLDDLRQVEAKYPALLFKQQLTAYLEKIYGMIRDNLKKEISPFIGLCIQAPRTSRSSLGKGRSQANAVAQQALIAHWKSIVKCLDKYLKAMNANYVPAFLVRKVFAQTFSFINVQLFNSLLLRRECCSFSNGEYVKAGLAELEQWCCHATEEYVGSSWDELKHIRQAVGFLVIHQKPKKTLNEITNELCPVLSIQQIYRISTMYWDDKYGTHSVAPNVISSMRVMMTEDSNNALNSSFLLDDDSSIPFTTDDLSKSMPTVEVADVEPPPLIRENSGFVFLHQRSD, encoded by the exons ATG GCATCGTTAGTTAACATTATAGTTGGTTCTCATGTATGGGTTGAGGATCCGGCGTTGGCTTGGATTGATGGAGAAGTAATACGGATAGATGGCCAAGATGTTCATGTTCAAACTACAAACGGGAAAAAG GTTGTTGCAAATATCGCAAAAGTTTTTCCCAAGGACACAGAAGCACCTCCTGGAGGTGAGGATGACATGACTAAGCTTTCGTATTTGCACGAGCCCGGTGTCCTGCAAAACCTAGCTACTAGATATGAACTTAATGAAATCTAT acatatacgggaaataTTCTGATTGCAATAAACCCTTTCCAAAGATTGCCTCATCTATATGATACTCACATGATGGAGCAATACAAAGGGGCTGCACTTGGCGAGCTTAGTCCTCATGTGTTTGCTATATGTGATGTTGCTTACAG GGCAATGGTCAATGAGGGGAAGAGCAACTCGATTCTGGTTAGTGGAGAAAGTGGTGCCGGTAAAACTGAAACAACAAAAATGCTGATGCGGTATCTTGCTCATTTGGGTGGTCGATCTGGAGTAGAAGGACGGACTGTTGAACAACAAGTTCTAGAA TCAAATCCAGTTCTTGAAGCATTTGGAAATGCTAAAACTGTCAGGAACAATAATTCCAG TCGTTTCGGTAAATTTGTTGAAATTCAATTTGATAAAAATGGGAGAATATCTGGAGCAGCCATTAGAACTTATTTGCTGGAGAGATCCCGTGTTTGCCAAATATCAGACCCTGAAAGAAACTATCATTGCTTTTACCTTCTCTGTGGAGCACCTCCCGAG GAAAGGGAGAAATATAAGCTCGAAAGCCCAGAAACTTATCATTATCTCAACCAGTCCAAATGTTATAAACTTGATGGAGTAAATGATACGGAAGAATATCTTGCAACCAGAAGGGCTATGGATATAGTCGGAATCAGTGAGGAAGAGCAG GATGCAATATTTAAAGTGGTTGCTGCGATTCTTCATCTTGGCAATATTGAATTTGCTAAGGGGAAAGAGATTGATTCTTCAGTCATCAAGGATGAGAAGTCGAGGTTTCATCTGAATATGACTGCTGAATTGCTCAA ATGTGATGTCAAGAGCTTGGAAGATGCTCTGATTAAGCGTGTGATGGTAACACCCGAGGAAGTTATCACAAGGACCCTTGATCCAGAAGCTGCGTTGGGTAGCAGGGATGCTCTCGCAAAGACTATATATTCTCGGCTATTTGACTG GATAGTGGAAAAGATAAATACATCCATTGGTCAGGATCCACACTCGAAAGCAATAATTGGAGTTCTTGACATATATGGTTTCGAGAGTTTTAAGCACAACAG TTTTGAGCAGTTCTGCATCAATTTCACCAACGAGAAACTGCAGCAACATTTTAACCAG CATGTTTTCAAGATGGAACAAGATGATTATGAAAAAGAGGAGATAGACTGGAGCTACATAGAGTTCGTTGATAACCAAGATGTCCTCGATCTGATTGAGAAG AAACCAGGGGGAATAATTGCACTGCTGGATGAAGCTTG TATGTTTCCCAAGTCCACCCACGAAACATTTGCCCAGAAATTGTATCAGACCTTCGCAAAAAACCAGCGTTTCATCAAGCCCAAGCTTTCACGTACCAGTTTCACAATATCTCACTATGCTGGGGAG GTAACGTATATGGCAGATCTGTTCCTGGATAAGAACAAAGATTATGTTGTTGCAGAACACCAAGATCTGCTTACAGCCTCAAAGTGCACTTTTGTCGCTGGTTTATTTCCTGCTCTTCCTGAAGAATCATCTAAATCATCGAAATTTTCTTCCATAGGATCACGCTTCAAG TTGCAACTGCAATCTTTAATGGAAACCTTAAGTTCGACAGAACCTCACTACATCAGGTGTGTCAAACCAAATCACGTGCTGAAGCCCTCGATTTTCGAGAATCTTAATGTGATTCAGCAACTGCGGTGTGGT GGTGTTCTTGAGGCTATTAGAATCAGTTGTGCTGGATACCCCACCAGACGTACATTTGACGAGTTTCTTCTACGATTTGGTGTTCTTGCCCCTGAAGTTTTCGAAGGAAA CTATGATGACAAGGTCGCATGTCGGATGATTTTGGATAAAATGGGATTAAAGGGATATCAG TTAGGTAAGACAAAAGTGTTTCTACGAGCTGGTCAGATGGCTGAGCTAGATGCGAGGAGAGCAGAAGTTCTTGGAAATGCAGCCAAAACAATTCAAAGGCAAATTCGTACCTATATTTATCGGAAAGAGTTTGTCTCATTGCGCCATGCTGCCATCCTTTTACAATCTTCTTGGAGAG CTATATCTGCTCGCAAACTCTATGAAGAATTGCAGGCTGAAGCCGCCTCACTGAAGATTCAGAAGAACTTCAGGTGTCATACTGCTCGGAAATTCTACCAGAACTTGCAGCGTTATGCTATCATAGTGCAGACTGGCATGAGAGCTATGATTGCTCACAATGAATTCAGATTCAGGAAACAAACTAAGGCTTCAATCAGGATTCAG GCTCACGTGCGCTGTCATAGAGAATATTCTTACTACAGGAGTCTCCAGAAGGCTGCCATCGTTACCCAATGTGGTTGGCGTCAACGAGTAGCACGCAAAGAGCTTAGAATGCTTAGAATG GCTTCAAGAGAAACCGGAGCCCTGAAAGAAGCCAAAGACAAGCTAGAAAAGAAAGTGGAGGAGCTTACATGGCGCTTGCAGTTTGAGAAGCGACTTAGG ACAGAGTTGGAGGAAACAAAAGCACAGGAAACTGCAAAACTACAGGAGGCTTTGAAATCAATGCAAAAACAGGTAGAGGAAGCAAATGCCAGAGCATTAAAAGAACGAGAAGCTGCGAGAAAAGCAATTGAAGAAGCTCCTCCAGTCATTAAAGAAACCCCAGTAATGGTTCAAGACGTGGCAAGAATTGAAGCTTTGACAGCCGAGATACAAATTCTGAAG GCTTCACTGCAGTCAGAAAAAGTCACAGCAGAAGAGGCCAAAAGGGCTTGCTCAGATGCCGAGACTAGAAATATAAATTTGACAAAAAAGCTTGAGGAAGCAGAGGGCAAAGTGGATCAGCTTCAAGATTCCATACAGAG GCTCGAGGAGAAGCTATCAAACTCCGAGTCCGAGAATCAAGTGCTTCGTCAACAAGCTTTGACCATGTCACCAACTGGGAAGGCTATATCTGCCCGACCCAGGACTACTATATTTCAG AGAACACCGGAGAATGGTAAAGTTCTTAATGGAGAAACAAAATCATCTGCACAA GAAACCCCACTTGCTACGGCGAATCCCAAGGAGCCTGAATCCGAGGAAAAACCTCAGAAGTCTCTCAATGATAAGCAGCAA GAAAACCAGGACCTCCTGATAAAGTGTATCACTCAAGATTTGGGATTTTCTAGTGGCAAACCCGTTGCTGCTTGTGTCATTTACAAATGCCTTCTCCACTGGAGGTCATTTGAGGTGGAGAGGACCGGTGTGTTTGACCGTATTATTCAAACCATTGGTTCATCGGTAGAC GTTGCTGATAACAACGATGTCCTAGCCTATTGGTTATGCAATACATCTACACTGCTGATGCTGCTCCAACACACACTCAAAGCAAGTGGGGCAGCTAGCTTGACCCCTCAAAGGCGAAGGTCGTCATCGGCTTCTCTTTTAGGAAGGATGTCTCAA GGATTGAGGGCATCCCCTCAAGGTGCTGCTGGACTTTCATTTCTCAATAGTCGGTTGCTTGGTAAACTTGATGACTTGCGGCAAGTTGAGGCGAAATATCCAGCTTTGTTGTTCAAACAGCAGCTTACTGCTTACCTCGAGAAGATATATGGAATGATCAGGGACAATCTAAAGAAAGAGATTTCCCCTTTCATTGGTTTGTGCATCCAG GCCCCTCGAACATCTCGTTCAAGTTTAGGTAAAGGACGTTCCCAAGCTAATGCCGTTGCTCAACAAGCGCTTATTGCTCACTGGAAGAGCATCGTAAAGTGCCTAGATAAGTACTTGAAGGCGATGAATGCAAATTAT GTTCCTGCGTTCCTTGTGCGGAAGGTCTTTGCTCAAACATTCTCATTTATCAATGTCCAATTATTCAACAG TCTTCTTTTAAGACGCGAGTGCTGCTCATTCAGTAATGGTGAGTATGTGAAAGCCGGGCTGGCTGAATTAGAGCAATGGTGTTGTCATGCAACTGAGGAA TATGTCGGCTCATCTTGGGATGAACTGAAGCATATCAGACAGGCTGTTGGTTTTTTG GTTATACATCAAAAGCCCAAAAAGACATTAAATGAAATCACGAACGAGCTTTGCCCG GTTTTAAGCATTCAACAAATATACAGGATTAGCACAATGTATTGGGACGACAAATATGGCACCCATAGCGTTGCTCCGAAT GTCATTTCGAGCATGAGGGTCATGATGACGGAGGACTCCAACAACGCTCTCAACAGCTCATTCTTGCTAGACGACGACTCAAg CATTCCATTCACCACGGACGACCTGTCGAAATCCATGCCAACCGTAGAAGTGGCTGATGTCGAGCCTCCCCCATTGATCCGCGAGAACTCTGGCTTCGTCTTCTTGCACCAACGATCTGATTGA